In Engraulis encrasicolus isolate BLACKSEA-1 chromosome 15, IST_EnEncr_1.0, whole genome shotgun sequence, the genomic window ATGTTTTAACTCAGACACTTttcttaaatgtgtgtgtgtgtgtgtgtgtgtgtgtgccctggtgAGCCTttcaaggaacagtccacccttttttgattttcacatatttgctgtatttccaagcattattcatgaatgtgcatatgatTTTCTTCTCAGAGTTTTCCGTACGCAGAtatattggatcagaattattagcatagcttagcataatcactggaagtaaatgggcagcattagcatAATGCtgtccatttacttccagtgatcaGCTTGTCCTCACCAGTGAATCAACAAATAACCATgacggccaccagatcaactctgtTGAagtgctctttagtttgacactgtattactgtgATATGAAAATCGATGggagaaatcaacattgtagtatccaaatatgatgttacTGAAACTATAACTTCGATAGctgagatatctgtcggccttacgtTAAGTAAACTAGCCTATTGTTAAGATGTTAATACGGACAATTACAATGGCACATAGGCTTGTCtgtgtaataaataataattttattAATGTTTACTTTTCTTAGATGATGTTGGCCATTCATCTCAAAGGAGTAGCATTTAATAATCAAAACAGTAATGCTGAATTACTTTTAATTGGCACTGAGAAGGCTGTACACCTATAGTGTAGTTTACGTAAGATGGTAAAATAACACTTCACAATATtacattatttcattattatcATCAATTACATTCAGAATAGTACGTCAatcaagaaagaagaaagaaacaagCAATAATGGAATCATAGAAAGATGCAGTCCTCCTTCTTTTTCACCTTGTGTTCACTGCCTgtcctcagtgttgccagattgggcgggtgcccttgggatgagcgtcggtggggaaaaaagggaaaaatgggccatttggtggttttttttagccgttttgggcccatagaagtcaatgtaatttgttgattttgggcggaatttaacacattttggctgtttttgagaagcttttgggcgggatttggtcagacacatctgccaACACTGCTTGTCCTCTACAAAGCACCAGATACGGGTGTGCTGTGCATGTCTCGATGTCTCTGTGTGCTGTCGCTGTGAGAGATAGGTGGGGTGGGACatgaggataatgatgatgatgatgatgaagaggggacaggggaggaggaggaggatgaggtggagatggtggtagTAGACATGtgaggtgtgggtgtgttgtgcatGTCTCCATGTCTCTGTGTGCTGGTGCTGTGAGAGACAGGTGAGGTGGgacatgaggatgaggatgatgaagaggaggaggaggaggaggatgaggtggtggcaggggacaggggaggaggaggaggaggaggaggaggtggtggtgagacAGGCGGGGTGGgacatgaggatgatgatgaagaggaggatgaggaaatgGTGGCAGTCGACATGTGAGGTGCGGGTGTATTGTACATGTCTCGACTTGGTGTGCTGGCACTTTGAGAGGCAAGTGGGGTGGgatgtgaggatgatgatgaggatgatgatgagaacGATGAGGTGGTAACagtggacaggggaggagagctggcgctgtgagaggaggaggaggaggatgtggtggCAGTCGACATGTGAGATGTGGGTGTATTGTACATGTCTCGACTCGGAGGCAGGTGGGGTGGGATGtgtcgatgatgatgatgaagaggaggaggatgaggaggggacaggggaggaggatgaggagggggcaggggaggaggaggtggcaggggacaggggaggaggaggaggtggcaggggacatgggaggaggaggatgatgaagagggggaggaggaggtggtggcaggggacaggggaggaggaggaggaggtggtggcagtggacaggggaggaggaggaggtggcaggggacaggggaggaggaggtggtggcaggggaggaggaggaggatgaggaggtggcagggtaggaggaggaggagtggagacccGTCATTATCTATTCAATTCAGTATAATAAACTaatcaagggggaaaaaaaatcaataaccccttaagacacagcattataaatgaactgttaccagaatggcaatgacccagtcgtaatgtattactaaaggccctgtgcactgtcatagtagtgtagtactattagTTAACTATTACATtggtctattacagcgtgccacaggaggttaCGGAAATCAAAGCAAGATGCACTTGTCCTTCGGCGGTGGAGGTGGACTGGGGTGGCAAAAGAcaggtgaggatgatgatgatgaggctgaGAAGGATGTGGTGGCAGTCGACATATGAGATGTGGGTGTGTTGTATATGTCTCGACTTGGCGTGCTGACGCTGCGAGAGACAGGTGGGGTGGGacgtgaggatgaggatgatgaggctGAGAAGGATGTGGTGGTGGGGACAGGGGACATGTGAGGAGGAGGGGATGCTCTTCTAGAGGCCGGTGGCACCTGCGGCGCGGCGGAGCCGGCGGTGGACGCGTACAGAGACGACTCCAAAGCGGAGGAGAGCTGAGCGCGGCtgatggcggcggcggcggctcgAGCTGATGCAGTGGATCTGAGGGGATCGCTCTGTGCCGACGATCTGGTCTTCGGGACCGCTGAGGGATCTACCAATAGCCAATTGTCGTCACTGCTTAGGTCCCTGTATTTGGTTTGGGCTGTTTGGGAAAGATGGCCGCTTGGTGAGCCTGAAGACCCGGAGATGGACAGTCTATTATTAGCATGACTGCTTGACGAGATTGAAGACCCGGAAGTGGATTTAGATGAAGGCGGCGGAACGGGAGCTTGGCGCTTTACTGTTGGCACAGTCGAGGCTGCAGGTGAAACCTGAGCCGGATCTGAGGACTTGGCGGACAGCGGATGAGAAAAGGGATTTGTGACATGGGCGGACAGAGCATGAGAAGAGCGATTTGTGACATGGGCGGGCAGAGCATGAGAAGAGGGATTTGTGACATGGGTCGGTGATATGAGTTGATCCAGATCCAGTAACAAGTCGTCAACGCTTAGGTCCGTGTGTTTGGTTTGGGCAGTTTGTGAGGGATGACTGCTTGCCAAGGCAGAAGAACCGGAGGTGGATCTGGACGAAGTTGGAACCGGAGTTGAGGGCTTTGCTGTTGGCACAGTCGAGGCTGCAGTCAAAACCCGAGCCGCAGGTGGTggcagggaaggaggaggaggaggagtggagacccGCCATTATCTATTCAATTCAGTATAATAAaccaatcaagaaaaaaaaaacaataaggaAATCAAAGCAAGATGCACTTGTCCTTCTTCGGCGGTGGAGTTGGACTGGCGTAGCAAAAGAccggtgaggatgatgatgatgatgaggctgagaaggatgtggtggtggtagacatgtgaggaggaggaggagacatccTTCTGGAGCGGGGTGGCACCGGTGCCGCGGCGGAGCCAGCGGTGGACGCGTACAGAGACGACTCCAAAACGGACGAGAACTGAGCGCGACTAGCGGCGGCGGCTCGTTGTTTCGATGCAGTGGATCTGAGGGGATCGCTCGGTGCCAACGATCTGGTCTTCGGGACCGCTGAGGGATCTACCAATAGCCAATTGTCATCATCGCTTGGGTCCCTGTATTTGGTTTGGGCTGTTTGGGAAAGATGGCTGCTTGGTGAGCCTGAAGACACGGAGATGGACAGTCTATTATTAGTATGACTGCTTGACGAGATTGAAGACCCGGAAGTGGATTTAGATGAAGGCGGCGGAACGGGAGCTTGGCACTTTATTGTTGGCACAGTCGAGGCTGCAGGTGAAACCTGAGCCGGATCTGAGGACTTGGCAGACTGAGGATGAGAAGAGGGATTTGTGACATGGGTGGACTGTGGATGAGAAAAGGGATTTGTGACATGGGCTGACAGAGCATGAGAAGAGGGATTTGTGACATGGGCAGACAGAGCATGAGAAGAGGGATTTGTGACATGGGTCGGTGATATGAGTTGATCCAGATCCAGTAACAAGTCGTCAACGCTTTGGTCCGTGTGTTTGGTTTGGGCAGTTTGTGAGGGATGACTGCCTGCCAAGGCAGAAGAACCGGAGGTGGATCTGGACGAAGTTGGAACCGGAGTTGAGGGCTTTGCTGTTGGCACAGCCGAGGCTGCAGGCAAAACCTGAGCCGGATCTGAGCACTTGGCGGACAGAGGATGAGAAAAGGGATTTGTGACATAGTTTGGTGATGTGAGTACTAAATCCGAATCGACCAACGCTCGCAAATCATCAATGCTAGTCGTCAACGTCAAACCCCCGTGTTTGATCTGGGCAGTTTGTGAGGGATGACTGCTTGCCGAGGCAGAAGAACCGGAGGTGGATCTGGACGAAGTTGGAACCGGAGTTGAGGGCTTTGCTGTTGACACAGCCGAGGCTGCAGGCAAAACCTGAGCCGGATCGGAGGACTTGGAGCTTGGTGATATGACTTGATGCCGATCGGAAAACAAGTCGTCAACACTTAGGTCCCTGGATGGGCTTGTCACTGAACTCAGAGAAGACCCTGTGTGTAGTTTGGTGGAAGGACTGGAAACATTTACCTCAGATGACAGCTGTCTGGAAGCCAAGGGGGTTGGGGTTAACATGTGAGCTGTGGTCACGTTGCCTGAAGTCTGTGCTGGGGGAGGACTCACAAAAGGGGGTAGGGTCATCGCAGGGGGCGGGGTCACATACGAGGAAGTGGGAGTGGACACGGTCAACGTTTGCAGCGCGCTGGCGACCGTAATACAAGGAGCGATCGGTGTGGAACTGTGGGACTGAGGGAGAGCGGAGGAGTAGAACTCCATGGTCTTGACTCCTGTCACTGCTCTACCAGGCTGAGATGACGcacaacctctcctcctcctgaaaGACAACAGTGACAACAGCAGTCAATAATAAGTACCATAGCACCTtacactcaggtgtgtgtgtgtgtgtgtgtgtgtgtgtgtgtgtgtgtgtgtgtgtgtgtgtgtgtgtgtgtgtgtgtgtgtgtgtgcaccttgttTTGGCGGTTTGGACGTCCTTAGCTGAGATGAATTTGGGTCGTCTCCTCACTGCCAAAGGTCTCCTCGTGGTGCCGGGACACATATTCCTCTGCAtcatttctaacacacacacacacacacacacacacacacacacacacacacacacacacacacacacacacacacacacacacacacacacacacacacgtcagttaagtaagggttaacgttcggcgagaaggttgctaccgtggaatagcagcacgacagagagaatctttagaccccgacgcggagcggagcggagtgctgctattccacaaagcgaccgactcgccgaaagttaacccgcttattatatggatatacttaaatgattcacacatggcggggacatttctttaggcctatttaatgtgaagtctactatagtttttaatgtcaaaagattgttgctgcgcaaaacaaaacagtgccgttgtggagcaccgctaacagctaggt contains:
- the LOC134464114 gene encoding uncharacterized protein LOC134464114 isoform X2 gives rise to the protein MTGLHSSSSYPATSSSSSSSPATTSSSPVPCHLLLLPCPLPPPPPPPPLSPATTSSSPSSSSSSSHVPCHLLLLPCPLPPPPPLPPPHPPPLSPPHPPPLHHHHRHIPPHLPPSRDMYNTPTSHMSTATTSSSSSSHSASSPPLSTVTTSSFSSSSSSSSSHPTPLASQSASTPSRDMYNTPAPHMSTATISSSSSSSSSSCPTPPVSPPPPPPPPPPPLSPATTSSSSSSSSSSSSSSCPTSPVSHSTSTQRHGDMHNTPTPHMSTTTISTSSSSSSPVPSSSSSSSLSSCPTPPISHSDSTQRHRDMHSTPVSGAL
- the LOC134464114 gene encoding uncharacterized protein DDB_G0271670-like isoform X1; this translates as MMQRNMCPGTTRRPLAVRRRPKFISAKDVQTAKTRRRRGCASSQPGRAVTGVKTMEFYSSALPQSHSSTPIAPCITVASALQTLTVSTPTSSYVTPPPAMTLPPFVSPPPAQTSGNVTTAHMLTPTPLASRQLSSEVNVSSPSTKLHTGSSLSSVTSPSRDLSVDDLFSDRHQVISPSSKSSDPAQVLPAASAVSTAKPSTPVPTSSRSTSGSSASASSHPSQTAQIKHGGLTLTTSIDDLRALVDSDLVLTSPNYVTNPFSHPLSAKCSDPAQVLPAASAVPTAKPSTPVPTSSRSTSGSSALAGSHPSQTAQTKHTDQSVDDLLLDLDQLISPTHVTNPSSHALSAHVTNPSSHALSAHVTNPFSHPQSTHVTNPSSHPQSAKSSDPAQVSPAASTVPTIKCQAPVPPPSSKSTSGSSISSSSHTNNRLSISVSSGSPSSHLSQTAQTKYRDPSDDDNWLLVDPSAVPKTRSLAPSDPLRSTASKQRAAAASRAQFSSVLESSLYASTAGSAAAPVPPRSRRMSPPPPHMSTTTTSFSASSSSSSSPVFCYASPTPPPKKDKCILL